In the genome of Microcoleus vaginatus PCC 9802, the window GCACGATTTCTGTATGGCCTCGCCTCATCCGCTGGAAAATACTGAGAAGCATATTAACTTCTGCTTCTCGCCCGTAAAATTTTTGCGAAATTTGCAGGTGACTTGACTGATCTTGTTCGCCGAGGGTTAGGTGGGAAATTTTGCCTGTTGTTTGCAGTTGAGCGAGACAATTTTCCAAGTCGTACAAAAGTCCGAAAGCACTTTGATACCTGTCTTCGGCTGTTTTTGCTAAGAGTTTTATGGCGATATCGGAAACGACTTGAGGAATCTCTTTGGTTCCTACTTGATTGATTCTGCCTTCGATGCTTCTGCTTTCTACTTTTTGCTTTCTGTTTTCACAAGGAGAAACTGGCGTTTTGGCAATATGGCAGTGTACTAATTCCATGGGATCGATCGCCTGAAAAGGCAATTCGCCACAAAGCATTTCATAAAAGGTGACGCCTAAAGAATAAAAATCAGTGCGGTAGTCGATCGCCCGATTCATGCGTCCCCGTTTGTTCAGGAGACATATAGGCGAGAGTGCCCTCGAGTAAATGGGGATGGCTGGGGGCGGGGTTTTCGCCCGGTAGCAGGGAGGCGATCGCAAAATCAGCAATTTTGACATCTCCTGTCTCGATATTGACAATAATATTGCTGGGTTTAATATCTTTGTGGATAATGTGGTGTTCATGGAGTTGCCCAATAGTTTCTGCTAGTTTGATGGCAATATGCAAAAATTGTTGTAACTCTAGCTGGTTGTTCCTGAGAAAGTCTTTTAGGGAAATGCCACCAAAATCTTCTAAAACTAAAACAGGAAAGTGATTGTATGTTTCTATTTTGTAAAGCTTGACTATTCCGGGCAAACTCAAATTTTTAATAATTTCGGATTCGTGGAGGAGTTGGGATATTTGCGCTGGGGTAGGGTATGGGGGCGTGAGAGTTTTGAGGATAACGGGTTTTTGTTCCTCAAGCTGCATCCCTCGATAAATAACTGTGTGAGGGTTTGTATAAAGTTCTTCGTCAATGCGGTATCCAGGGATAGAAATCATGATATTTGCGGCTAATTTGAAATATCTGGTTATACAATTTTAAATGTTAGATTGGGAATGATTGATGACATAAGGTTTTGGTTCAGACCTACAGTTGCATTCTTTTTTGCCACAAGTATTATTAAGTAAGTGGAAATACACATCGCGATCGAGTGTGGTTTTTACGGCAGTAAACTGGCTACTATGATATAGCTGAGCTAAAACCCTCCCTAAAGAGTTCTCCTAGATACTTTTTTTGTCGCTTATTTACTTATCTATATTTTAGTCTTCAAAAAATCTGAAGTTGCCTTTTGCTATCCCGCCAGTGCCAAAATAAACGGGTGTGTGCAAATCAACAGCTAAAATCTAAAAAAATCATGCAGAATATAACTGCCTCAAATCCAGCTAATGCGACCGATCGCCCTTTTGGCACCGCAGACATTCAATTGCTGGTAGTGGATATAGACGGCACGATCGCAGGTTTGTCAAATACCATCCGAGAACCAGTCAAGCAGGCAATAATTTTGGCTGCCGAGTCGCGGGGAGTGAAAGTAGCCGTCGCTACGGGCAGGATGTACCGCTCAGCTTTGCGTTTTCACCGCGACATCGGCTCAACATTGCCACTGATTTGCTACCAGGGTGCATGGATTCAAGATCACGCTACTCAAAAACGGCTGCGGCACTTGCCGCTGTCGAAACAAACTGCTCTGCAACTGTTAGATTCTTTTGAAGAACCGCATTTGCGACCGCTCCTTTCGATCCATTTCTACATTGAGGATCAACTTTACGTGCCGGAAATTACCGCAGCTACCCGAATTTATGCCGAACGATCGGGCATTGAACCAATGGTGATTAAAGATTTGCGGCGAGATCTTCCGGGCGAACCGACGAAAGTTTTGGCATTGTGCGAGAATCCGGGGGTACTCGACGGCTTGCTCAGCAGTATGCGGCAGCGCTACACGCCTGCGGAGCTTTATTTGACTCGATCCGTTGCTACTTTTTTTGAAGCTACGCATCCTTTGGCGAATAAGGGAGATGCCGTGCAGTATTTAGCCGAGGAACTTTTGGGTTTGCAAGCGGCGAATGTGATGGCCATCGGCGACAATTTTAATGATGTAGAAATGATTGCCTACGCGGGTGTGGGCGTGGCAATGGGCAATGCTCCTGATGCGGTGAAGGCTGCTGCTGATTGGGTGGCACCTGATGTGGAGGAAGACGGAGTGGCGGCTGCGATCGAACAATTTGTTTTGGCCGATCGTTGATATTTGTAGCACCAATACCGCAGGGGCGGGTTTAGCGGCGAGATTTGGAAAAAATGTATATCAACCCGCCCCGACCCAGCGACAATTTATTATTATATAACTCTCTAGTTTTGAGTTCTATGCAATCAAATTTTGATGATTAAAAAAATCCACACTTTCGGATTTTTCGATATCAAGTGCAGTCAATTACTTTTTTTGCAACATCAGAATATTTATTTAACGAACCGCGAAGACGCTAAGAAACCGAAGGAAGAAATGAAGAAAGCGGGGCGGGCTTACAGATCTTCTGGATGTGAATTTATAGATAATTTCAAACTCTTAAAAATGGGTTCCAACAGAAAGAGCACCGACGACTGGCCGTGTTTCGTCTCGGTGCTCTTACTGGTTCGCTCCTCACACGTCCATCAATATAGCTGACTCAGGAAATTGTGTCAATACTTTTTCCAAAAATTGTTTTGTTAGTCGGCTGCTGCCGGGGTGCCGATGCGGTGGAGCGAGGCTGAACCTGTGTAATGCAGGGGTTTTTGTCGCTCGCCCGCGATTGGATTGAGCAGAAAAATTTTACTTCAATTCCAGCAGCCAGTCCAAAATCAGAGCGTTGACTTCACTCGGCCGCTCGTCGTGGGGACAGTGGCCTGTGTTGGGAATTGAGACAAATTTCACTGGTTTATCGTTGGCGGCCAATTGTTGATAAATCTGGCTGCCGGCGATTGGCGTCCAGGGGTCGTCTGCGCCCCAAAGTACCAATAACGGACGATCGACTTTGGGCAGCAGTTCTGAAGGTTGAGGGCCTGGAGGGGCTGTGAGAATCGAGGCAAACACCTGTTGAGCTCCCGGTTCGCAGGAGGGGGCGTGGAGGAGTTCTACGAGTTCGTCGGTGATGGCTTCGCGGTTCCCGTAAACTTGGCGCAGGGTGTTGCGGATGCGGTGTTTTTGGCGGATGTTGTTGAATACAAATGGGCCGATCAGGGGCGATCGAACTAATTTAGTAAAAGTCCCCATCACTACTCGCAGCGGGAAATTCAGTTCGTCGGGCCGGTGGTTGAGTCCGCCAGCACAGTTGATTAAGACTGCGCCGGCTGATATTTCTGGATGGTTGGCGACTACCATCAAACTCAGCAAAGCGCCGATCGAATTCCCGACAAATACAGCCGGTTCCTGTACAAGATCCGCCCAGAAATCAGTCAGCAATTCTTCCCACAATTCCAGAGTGTAATCGAGGGGTGGTTTGGCGGAAGCACCGAATCCCAGCAAGTCCAGAGCAAATACGCGATAGCCGCCGGCCGCTAGTGGGGGGATATTTTGCCGCCAATGTCCGATCGAAGCGCCAAATCCGTGAATCAAGATCAGAGGGCGGCCGGTTCCTTGGACGGTATATTGGATTTTGTGACCTTTCCAAGTCCAAATTAGCTTTTCAAAACTCGTTGCAGATACTAGCTGTTGTGCTGTCACGGCTCTTAATGTAAATTTTCGTTAACTTCTTTGATCATACCAGCACAATCCCTCTAAGGGCGGCATCGGAGCAACGGGCCACAAGAACATTGAACAAATAGTGGAACGGGCTTCTAGCCCGTTCTTGAGAATGGTGCAAGATATCAGGTTAAATAAACATATAAACTTCCTTCATTCTTCCTCCTGACATCCGTTACATCCGTTACATAATCCGTTGCCGAACTTCCTTCTTCCTTCTTCCTTCTTCCTTCTTCCTTCTTCCTTCTTCCTTCTTCCTTCTTCCTTCTTCCTTCTTCCTTCTTCCTTCTTCCTTCTTCCTTCTTCCTTCCCAATTTTTAGTTTTTTTCTAGCAACCAATAAGTCATCATATTCCCCTTACCTTTGACCGGAATTACGCCTCGCCTCTCAAACAAATACTTATCTTTCAAAAGCTCATAAGTAACATCAGTAACTTGAATTCTGCCTGCAAAACCCGTAGCTTCCATCCTCGCCGCTACATTCACAGTATCTCCCCACAAATCATAAGTGAACTTGCTCACACCAATTACTCCCGCAACCACCGGCCCGGAATTGATGCCAACGCGAATTGCCAGTTTTTCCCCTGTCTCGGCGCACAACTTTGCTATTTTTGCCTGCATTCCCAAGGCCATTTGGGCGATCGCCTCGGCGTGATCCTGTCTGGGGGTAGGCAATCCCCCGACTACCATGTAAGCATCGCCAATAGTCTTAATTTTCTCCACCCCGTACTTTTCAGCTAACTGGTCGAAGTGCGAAAAAATTACGTTCAAGCGCTTTACCAACTCGGTGGGAGACATTCTCGCCGACAGTTCAGTAAAGCCCACAATATCAGCAAATAAAACACTTACTTGGGCAAAACTGTCGGCGATCGTGCTTTGCTCTGCCTTCAAGCGTTCTGCGATGGGTTTTGGTAAAATATTTAACAGCAACTTCTCGCTTTGTTGTTGTTGAACTTTTAGCGCTTCTTGCGCTAATTTGCGCTCGGTAATGTCCGAAACAGTACCCTCATAGTAGATCAGCTCACCTTTTGAATCTCGAACAGCCCGGACATTTTCTGACACCCAAATCCGCCGCCCGTCTTTGCGACATACCATAGATTCAAATCCCGAAACGGCATTTTCAGCATCCATAGCAGCCACAAATTCGAGGCGGCGTTCTGGGTCAACGTACAGTTGCTGAGCAATATTTTTAATCTCAGACATGAGTTCTTCTGGCGAGTCGTAACCGTACAATTTTGCCAAAGCTGGATTAGCGCTGAGATAGCCTCCTGAAGGCGTGCTTTGAAAAATGCCTTCCATCGCATTTTCTACAATGCTGTGATATTTTTCTTGAGCGATACGCAGCAATTCTTCTGCTTGTTTGCGCTGAATTAAAGAACCTAATTGAGTGCCGACTGCATTAAAAACGTCTATAAATCGTGCGTCTTTCCGACAAGAGGACATTTTAAAGAAAACTAGCACCGCCAATACTTCATCGCCTACCAAAATCGGTACGCCAAAACCAGCTTTGAATCCAAGTTCTAGTGCTATTTGACTTCGGAGAAAATGGGGGTAGCCCCGGGAAATATCTTCTACCCATTCCGGTTGCTTGGATGCCCAAACTCGTCCGGGTAGCCCTATATTCATG includes:
- a CDS encoding Cof-type HAD-IIB family hydrolase encodes the protein MQNITASNPANATDRPFGTADIQLLVVDIDGTIAGLSNTIREPVKQAIILAAESRGVKVAVATGRMYRSALRFHRDIGSTLPLICYQGAWIQDHATQKRLRHLPLSKQTALQLLDSFEEPHLRPLLSIHFYIEDQLYVPEITAATRIYAERSGIEPMVIKDLRRDLPGEPTKVLALCENPGVLDGLLSSMRQRYTPAELYLTRSVATFFEATHPLANKGDAVQYLAEELLGLQAANVMAIGDNFNDVEMIAYAGVGVAMGNAPDAVKAAADWVAPDVEEDGVAAAIEQFVLADR
- a CDS encoding alpha/beta hydrolase — encoded protein: MTAQQLVSATSFEKLIWTWKGHKIQYTVQGTGRPLILIHGFGASIGHWRQNIPPLAAGGYRVFALDLLGFGASAKPPLDYTLELWEELLTDFWADLVQEPAVFVGNSIGALLSLMVVANHPEISAGAVLINCAGGLNHRPDELNFPLRVVMGTFTKLVRSPLIGPFVFNNIRQKHRIRNTLRQVYGNREAITDELVELLHAPSCEPGAQQVFASILTAPPGPQPSELLPKVDRPLLVLWGADDPWTPIAGSQIYQQLAANDKPVKFVSIPNTGHCPHDERPSEVNALILDWLLELK
- a CDS encoding response regulator, translated to MMNDHPLPATPKDILIVDDMPDNLRLLSTMLTSYGYHVRKAINGHLALQGAQISPPDLILLDINMPQMNGYEVCEQLKLSEKTKDIPVIFISALDDVLEKVKAFQVGGVDYITKPFQVEEVLARVQNQLSLRSLQAKLQLQARELHDRNSRLQEEIAERQRAEESIRFLLETTRAIGEAVDFHSALEVILHHVGETIGWDVGEAWIPDAEGSVLQSARGWYASNPMMESFRRQSEKLTFAMNIGLPGRVWASKQPEWVEDISRGYPHFLRSQIALELGFKAGFGVPILVGDEVLAVLVFFKMSSCRKDARFIDVFNAVGTQLGSLIQRKQAEELLRIAQEKYHSIVENAMEGIFQSTPSGGYLSANPALAKLYGYDSPEELMSEIKNIAQQLYVDPERRLEFVAAMDAENAVSGFESMVCRKDGRRIWVSENVRAVRDSKGELIYYEGTVSDITERKLAQEALKVQQQQSEKLLLNILPKPIAERLKAEQSTIADSFAQVSVLFADIVGFTELSARMSPTELVKRLNVIFSHFDQLAEKYGVEKIKTIGDAYMVVGGLPTPRQDHAEAIAQMALGMQAKIAKLCAETGEKLAIRVGINSGPVVAGVIGVSKFTYDLWGDTVNVAARMEATGFAGRIQVTDVTYELLKDKYLFERRGVIPVKGKGNMMTYWLLEKN